A DNA window from Pseudomonas sp. GD03919 contains the following coding sequences:
- a CDS encoding glutamate-5-semialdehyde dehydrogenase: protein MTESVHDYMTRLGRAARQASKVLARASTAQKNRALQAAADALDAARAELTAANELDLAAARASGLEPAMVDRLALTPKVIDSMIEGLRQVATLPDPIGEIQGMRYLPSGIQVGKMRVPLGVIGIIYESRPNVTIDAASLCLKSGNATILRGGSEAIHSNQAIARCIQQGLAEADLPAAAVQVVETTDRAAVGELIAMPKFVDVIVPRGGKGLIERISRDAKVPVIKHLDGVCHVYVDVAADVDKAIRVCDNAKTQRYSPCNAMETLLVHQAIADRVLPPLAAIYRDKGVELRGDAATRELLGSDVLQASEDDWFAEYNAPILAIRIVDSLEAAIEHINHYGSQHTDSIITENFSDARRFLTEVDSASVMVNASTRFADGFEYGLGAEIGISTDKLHARGPVGLEGLTSEKYVVFGDGHIRT from the coding sequence GCTCGCCCGTGCCAGCACCGCGCAGAAAAATCGCGCGCTGCAGGCCGCCGCCGATGCGCTCGACGCCGCGCGCGCCGAGCTGACTGCCGCCAATGAGCTGGATCTGGCCGCTGCTCGCGCCAGCGGCCTGGAGCCGGCCATGGTCGACCGTCTGGCGCTGACGCCGAAGGTGATCGACAGCATGATCGAAGGCCTGCGCCAGGTGGCGACCCTGCCTGATCCGATTGGCGAGATTCAGGGCATGCGCTACCTGCCGTCCGGTATTCAGGTCGGCAAGATGCGTGTGCCGCTGGGCGTGATCGGCATCATCTACGAGTCGCGGCCGAACGTGACCATCGATGCCGCCAGCCTGTGCCTGAAGTCTGGCAACGCCACCATCCTGCGTGGCGGCTCCGAGGCGATTCATTCCAATCAGGCGATTGCCCGCTGCATTCAGCAGGGGCTGGCCGAGGCCGATTTGCCGGCGGCTGCCGTGCAGGTGGTGGAAACCACTGATCGCGCTGCGGTGGGCGAGCTGATCGCCATGCCGAAGTTCGTCGACGTGATCGTGCCGCGCGGTGGCAAGGGGCTGATCGAGCGCATCAGCCGCGACGCCAAGGTGCCGGTGATCAAGCACCTGGACGGCGTCTGCCACGTCTATGTCGACGTTGCTGCCGATGTCGACAAGGCCATTCGCGTCTGCGACAACGCCAAGACCCAGCGCTATTCGCCGTGCAACGCCATGGAAACCCTGCTGGTGCATCAGGCCATCGCCGATCGTGTGTTGCCGCCGCTGGCTGCCATCTACCGCGACAAGGGCGTGGAGCTGCGTGGCGATGCCGCGACCCGCGAACTGCTCGGCAGCGATGTGCTGCAAGCCAGCGAGGACGACTGGTTCGCCGAGTACAACGCGCCGATCCTGGCGATTCGCATCGTCGACTCGCTGGAGGCTGCCATCGAGCACATCAATCACTACGGCTCGCAGCACACCGACTCGATCATTACCGAGAACTTCAGCGATGCGCGGCGCTTCCTTACCGAGGTGGATTCCGCGTCGGTGATGGTCAATGCCTCGACCCGCTTCGCCGATGGTTTCGAGTACGGCCTGGGGGCGGAAATCGGCATCTCCACCGACAAGCTGCATGCCCGTGGCCCGGTCGGCCTGGAAGGGCTGACCAGCGAGAAGTACGTGGTTTTTGGTGACGGACACATTCGCACATAA
- the nadD gene encoding nicotinate-nucleotide adenylyltransferase, translating into MKRIGARRIGLLGGTFNPVHNGHLRAALEVAEFMALDELRLIPSARPPHRDLPQATAEQRLAMVELAVAGEPRLTVDDRELKRDKPSYTVDTLESVRAELAADDQLFLLLGWDAFCGLPSWHRWQELLEHCHLLVLQRPDADSEAPEALRDLLAARSVSDPLSLVGAGGQISFIWQTPLAISATQIRHLLATGRSARYLLPDAVLAYIQAHDLYRAPNA; encoded by the coding sequence ATGAAACGAATCGGCGCCCGACGCATCGGCCTGCTCGGCGGTACCTTCAACCCGGTGCACAACGGGCACCTGCGTGCGGCGCTGGAAGTGGCCGAGTTCATGGCGCTGGACGAACTGCGGCTGATCCCCAGCGCCAGGCCGCCGCACCGTGATCTGCCACAGGCCACGGCCGAGCAGCGCCTGGCCATGGTCGAGCTGGCGGTGGCCGGCGAGCCGCGGTTGACGGTTGATGACCGCGAGCTCAAACGCGACAAACCGTCGTACACGGTGGACACCCTTGAGTCGGTGCGCGCCGAACTGGCAGCGGACGATCAGCTGTTCTTGTTGCTTGGCTGGGATGCCTTCTGCGGCTTGCCCAGTTGGCATCGTTGGCAGGAGCTGCTCGAGCACTGCCATCTGCTGGTGTTGCAACGGCCGGATGCCGACAGTGAAGCGCCGGAGGCGCTGCGCGATCTGCTGGCCGCGCGCAGTGTCAGCGACCCGTTGAGCCTGGTGGGTGCAGGCGGGCAAATCAGTTTCATCTGGCAGACTCCGTTGGCGATTTCCGCCACGCAGATTCGCCACTTGTTGGCAACTGGCCGCTCGGCGCGTTATCTGCTGCCGGATGCGGTACTGGCCTATATCCAGGCGCACGATCTGTACCGTGCGCCCAATGCTTGA
- the rsfS gene encoding ribosome silencing factor: MPSDELVKIAVAALEEIKATDITVIDVKDKTSITDFMVIASGSSSRQVKSLVENVLEKVKERGVRPIGSEGLDSGEWALLDLGDIVVHVMLPTARQFYDLERLWQGAEQSRAQHSAE, translated from the coding sequence ATGCCCAGCGACGAGCTGGTCAAGATCGCCGTGGCGGCGCTGGAAGAGATCAAGGCGACCGACATCACCGTGATCGACGTCAAGGACAAGACCAGCATCACCGACTTCATGGTGATCGCCAGCGGTAGCTCCAGCCGTCAGGTCAAATCCCTGGTGGAAAACGTGCTGGAAAAGGTCAAGGAGCGCGGCGTACGTCCCATCGGTAGCGAAGGTCTGGACAGCGGCGAATGGGCCCTGCTCGACCTGGGTGATATCGTCGTACACGTGATGCTGCCGACCGCGCGTCAGTTCTATGATCTCGAGCGCCTGTGGCAGGGCGCCGAGCAGAGTCGCGCCCAGCACAGCGCCGAGTAA
- the rlmH gene encoding 23S rRNA (pseudouridine(1915)-N(3))-methyltransferase RlmH has translation MRIKLIAVGSRMPRWVEEGWQEYVKRLPAELPLELVEIPLNTRGKNADVARLIRQEGEAMLSKVQPGERIVTLEVHGKPWSTEQLAAELERWRLDARNVNLMVGGPEGLAPEVCARSEQRWSLSPLTLPHPLVRILLGEQIYRAWTVLSGHPYHK, from the coding sequence ATGCGGATCAAGCTGATCGCCGTCGGTTCGCGCATGCCGCGCTGGGTCGAGGAGGGCTGGCAGGAGTACGTCAAGCGTCTGCCCGCCGAACTGCCGCTGGAGCTGGTGGAGATTCCTCTCAATACCCGCGGCAAGAACGCCGACGTCGCCCGCCTGATCCGTCAGGAGGGCGAGGCCATGCTGAGCAAGGTGCAGCCGGGCGAACGTATCGTTACCCTGGAGGTCCATGGCAAGCCCTGGAGCACCGAACAGCTGGCAGCGGAGCTGGAGCGCTGGCGCCTGGATGCGCGCAACGTCAACCTCATGGTCGGCGGCCCGGAAGGGCTGGCGCCGGAGGTTTGCGCGCGTAGCGAACAGCGCTGGTCGCTGTCGCCGCTGACGCTGCCACACCCGCTGGTCAGGATTCTGCTCGGCGAACAGATCTACCGTGCCTGGACCGTGCTGTCCGGCCACCCGTACCACAAGTAG
- the mrdA gene encoding penicillin-binding protein 2 → MPQPIRLKDHEKDARLVKRRVVFCAVAIIVLTCLLIMRMYYLQVVQYEYHSTLAENNRIHVQPIPPTRGLIFDRNGVIIADNRPSFSLTVTRERAGDWLSVLDTVVEVLELSADERALFERRVRQGRRPFEPVPILFELSEEQIARIAVNQFRLPGVEVAAQLVRHYPQQEHFAHSVGYVGRINEQELKRLDPTNYAGTHHIGKTGIERFYEDELHGEVGYEEVETNARGRVLRVLNRIDPKPGKDIVLSLDVHLQEAAENALGGRRGAVVALDPNNGEVLAMVSQPSFDPNPFVTGISFKAYGELRDSIDQPLYNRVLRGLYPPGSTIKPMVAVAGLDAGVITPQSRVFDPGFYQLPNHSHKYRNWNRSGDGWVDLNLAIARSNDTYFYDLAHKMGVDRMHDYMSRFGLGQRVALDMFEETAGLMPSRDWKRARYRQPWYPGETLILGIGQGYMQTTPLQLAQATALMATRGKWIRPHLARSVGGRLPVDPNPMPDIVLRDPKFWEYGIRGMEEVLHGPRGTARKVGDSSVYRIAGKSGTAQVVAIKQGEKYDREKLQERHRDHALFVGFAPANNPQIAVAVMVENGESGSGVAAPVVKQVMDAWLLDKETGQLKAEFAMPKPAEVSQR, encoded by the coding sequence ATGCCGCAGCCGATTCGTCTCAAGGATCATGAAAAGGACGCCCGCCTGGTCAAGCGCCGGGTGGTGTTCTGTGCTGTGGCAATCATCGTGCTCACCTGCCTGCTGATCATGCGCATGTACTACCTGCAGGTGGTTCAGTACGAGTATCACTCCACGCTGGCCGAGAACAACCGCATCCACGTGCAGCCGATTCCGCCGACGCGCGGGCTGATCTTCGACCGCAACGGGGTGATCATCGCCGACAACCGACCGAGCTTCAGCCTGACCGTTACCCGCGAGCGTGCCGGCGACTGGCTGAGCGTGCTCGATACCGTGGTCGAGGTACTGGAGCTTTCCGCGGACGAGCGCGCGCTGTTCGAGCGCCGCGTGCGCCAGGGGCGGCGGCCCTTCGAGCCGGTGCCGATCCTGTTCGAGCTGTCCGAGGAGCAGATCGCCCGCATCGCGGTCAACCAGTTCCGCCTGCCCGGCGTCGAGGTGGCGGCGCAGCTGGTGCGGCATTATCCGCAGCAGGAGCACTTCGCTCATTCGGTCGGCTATGTCGGTCGCATCAACGAGCAGGAACTCAAGCGTCTCGATCCGACCAACTACGCCGGCACCCACCATATCGGCAAGACCGGCATCGAGCGCTTCTACGAAGACGAGCTGCACGGCGAAGTGGGTTACGAAGAAGTTGAGACCAACGCCCGTGGCCGCGTACTGCGGGTGCTCAATCGCATCGACCCGAAGCCGGGCAAGGACATCGTCCTGAGCCTCGACGTGCACCTGCAGGAGGCGGCCGAGAATGCCCTCGGCGGCCGTCGTGGCGCGGTGGTGGCCCTCGATCCGAACAATGGCGAAGTGCTGGCGATGGTCAGCCAGCCCAGTTTCGACCCCAACCCCTTCGTCACCGGCATCAGCTTCAAGGCCTATGGCGAACTGCGCGACTCCATCGACCAGCCGCTGTACAACCGCGTGTTGCGTGGCCTCTATCCGCCGGGTTCGACCATCAAGCCGATGGTGGCTGTGGCGGGTCTCGATGCCGGCGTGATCACGCCGCAGAGCCGGGTGTTCGACCCCGGCTTCTATCAGTTGCCCAATCACAGCCACAAGTACCGTAACTGGAACCGCAGCGGTGACGGCTGGGTCGATCTCAACCTGGCCATCGCCCGTTCCAATGACACCTACTTCTACGATCTGGCGCACAAGATGGGCGTCGATCGCATGCACGACTACATGAGCCGCTTCGGCCTCGGGCAGCGCGTGGCGCTGGACATGTTCGAGGAGACCGCCGGCCTGATGCCTTCGCGCGACTGGAAGCGGGCGCGTTACCGCCAGCCCTGGTACCCGGGCGAGACGCTGATTCTCGGTATCGGCCAGGGCTATATGCAGACCACACCGCTGCAACTGGCGCAGGCCACGGCGCTGATGGCCACGCGCGGCAAGTGGATTCGCCCGCACCTGGCCAGGAGCGTCGGTGGACGCTTGCCCGTAGACCCCAACCCGATGCCGGATATCGTCCTGCGCGATCCGAAATTCTGGGAGTACGGCATCCGTGGCATGGAAGAAGTGCTGCATGGCCCGCGCGGCACGGCGCGCAAGGTCGGCGACAGCTCGGTCTATCGCATTGCCGGCAAGAGCGGTACGGCGCAGGTGGTGGCGATCAAGCAGGGCGAGAAGTACGACCGTGAAAAACTCCAGGAACGTCACCGCGACCATGCCCTGTTCGTCGGTTTTGCGCCTGCGAACAACCCGCAGATCGCCGTCGCGGTGATGGTGGAAAACGGTGAGTCCGGCTCTGGCGTCGCCGCGCCAGTGGTCAAGCAGGTGATGGATGCCTGGCTGCTGGACAAGGAAACCGGTCAGCTCAAGGCCGAGTTCGCGATGCCCAAGCCTGCCGAGGTCAGCCAGCGATGA
- the rodA gene encoding rod shape-determining protein RodA, which translates to MRRRATLLQRMHIDGWLLLLLLALGAGSLFILYSASGKNIDLLLKQASSFGIGMVGVVVIAQFDPRFMARWVPLAYLMGVALLVVVEVMGHTAMGATRWINIPGVIRFQPSELMKIIMPMTIAWYLSRHNLPPRFKHIVISLAMIGVPFVLILKQPDLGTSLLVLASGAFVVFMAGLQWRWIVGAAAAVVPIAIGMWYFVMHDYQKRRVLTFLNPESDPLGAGWNIIQSKAAIGSGGVLGKGWLLGTQSHLDFLPESHTDFIIAVLAEEFGLVGVCLLLLLYLLLLARGLVITAQAQTLFGKLLAGALTMTFFVYVFVNIGMVSGLLPVVGVPLPFISYGGTHLVTLLSGFGILMAIHTHRKWIAQV; encoded by the coding sequence CTGCGCCGTCGCGCCACCCTATTGCAACGTATGCATATCGATGGCTGGTTGCTGTTACTGCTGCTGGCTCTGGGGGCCGGCAGCCTGTTCATCCTGTATTCGGCCAGTGGCAAGAACATCGATTTGCTGCTCAAGCAGGCGTCCTCCTTCGGTATCGGCATGGTCGGGGTGGTGGTGATCGCCCAGTTCGACCCACGCTTCATGGCGCGCTGGGTGCCTCTCGCCTATCTCATGGGGGTTGCCTTGTTGGTGGTAGTGGAGGTGATGGGACACACGGCGATGGGCGCGACGCGCTGGATCAACATCCCCGGCGTGATCCGTTTCCAGCCGTCAGAGCTGATGAAAATCATCATGCCGATGACCATCGCCTGGTACCTGTCGCGGCACAACCTGCCGCCGCGCTTCAAGCACATCGTCATCAGCCTGGCGATGATTGGCGTGCCTTTCGTGCTGATCCTCAAGCAGCCGGATCTCGGCACTTCGCTGCTGGTACTGGCGTCGGGCGCTTTCGTCGTGTTCATGGCCGGTCTGCAGTGGCGCTGGATTGTCGGTGCAGCGGCGGCGGTGGTGCCGATTGCGATAGGCATGTGGTACTTCGTCATGCACGACTACCAGAAGCGCCGCGTGCTGACCTTCCTCAATCCGGAGAGCGATCCGCTGGGGGCCGGCTGGAACATCATCCAGTCCAAGGCGGCGATCGGCTCCGGGGGCGTGCTGGGCAAGGGCTGGCTGCTGGGCACGCAGTCGCACCTGGATTTTTTGCCGGAAAGCCATACGGACTTTATCATTGCCGTGCTTGCGGAAGAGTTCGGCCTGGTTGGCGTCTGTCTGTTGCTGCTGCTCTATCTGCTGCTGCTGGCGCGCGGCCTGGTGATCACTGCTCAGGCGCAGACGCTGTTCGGCAAGTTGCTGGCCGGCGCGCTGACCATGACCTTCTTCGTCTACGTATTCGTCAACATCGGCATGGTCAGCGGGCTGCTGCCGGTGGTGGGGGTGCCGCTGCCGTTCATTAGCTACGGTGGAACCCATCTGGTCACATTGTTGTCAGGCTTCGGGATATTGATGGCGATTCACACCCACAGAAAGTGGATCGCTCAGGTTTGA
- the mltB gene encoding lytic murein transglycosylase B: MHSLRSWAVRTLLGAAIAGTLGTALAADYDGSPQVAEFVEEMTRDYGFASEQLVSLFAEVERKQAILDAISRPAEKVKPWKDYRPIFITDKRIAQGVEFWKNNQAALEKAEAEYGVPPQFIVAIIGVETFYGGNTGSWRVMDALSTLAFDYPPRAPFFRKELREFLLLTREEQVDPITLKGSYAGAMGLPQFMPSSFRAYAVDFDGDGHINIWSNPTDAIGSVASYFKRHGWQAGGQVASRVQVSGARVDEGLTQGLDPVKNVAELRALGWQSQDKLAEDLPVTAFRLEGAQGDEYWLGLPNFYTITRYNRSVMYAMAVNQLAELLVDARSKQ, translated from the coding sequence ATGCATTCTTTGCGCAGTTGGGCTGTCCGTACGCTGCTTGGCGCTGCTATTGCCGGCACACTGGGTACCGCTCTGGCAGCTGATTATGACGGCTCGCCGCAGGTGGCCGAGTTCGTCGAGGAAATGACCCGCGACTATGGTTTTGCCAGCGAGCAACTGGTCAGCCTGTTCGCCGAGGTCGAGCGCAAGCAGGCGATTCTCGATGCCATCTCGCGCCCGGCAGAGAAGGTCAAGCCCTGGAAGGACTACCGGCCGATCTTCATCACCGACAAGCGCATCGCTCAGGGTGTGGAGTTCTGGAAAAACAACCAGGCTGCACTGGAGAAGGCCGAAGCCGAGTACGGTGTACCGCCGCAATTCATCGTCGCCATCATCGGCGTGGAAACCTTCTATGGTGGCAATACCGGTAGTTGGCGGGTGATGGACGCCCTGTCCACGCTGGCCTTCGACTACCCGCCGCGCGCGCCGTTCTTCCGCAAGGAGCTGCGCGAATTTCTGCTGCTGACCCGTGAGGAGCAGGTCGACCCGATTACCCTCAAGGGTTCTTACGCCGGCGCAATGGGTTTGCCGCAGTTCATGCCGAGCAGCTTCCGCGCCTATGCCGTGGACTTCGATGGGGACGGCCATATCAACATCTGGAGCAACCCAACCGATGCCATCGGCAGCGTCGCCAGCTATTTCAAGCGTCACGGCTGGCAGGCCGGTGGCCAGGTCGCCAGCCGCGTCCAGGTCAGCGGTGCGCGCGTCGATGAAGGCCTGACCCAGGGCCTGGATCCGGTGAAGAATGTTGCCGAATTGCGCGCGCTGGGCTGGCAGAGCCAGGACAAGCTGGCCGAAGATCTGCCGGTGACCGCATTTCGTCTGGAAGGTGCGCAAGGCGACGAATACTGGCTCGGTTTGCCCAACTTCTACACCATCACCCGCTACAATCGCAGCGTGATGTATGCCATGGCGGTCAACCAACTGGCTGAGCTGCTGGTCGACGCGCGGAGTAAACAATGA
- a CDS encoding septal ring lytic transglycosylase RlpA family protein: MSVHKLLPLAACMTAALLLASCSSNRAPQPAVVPGKSTGISGPDDYNRPHKDGAPWWDVDVSKIQDAIPMPHYGPVKASPYVVFGKQYFPIQDARRYQAVGPASWYGTKFHGQATANGETYDLYGMTAAHKTLPLPSYVRVTNLENDKVVILRVNDRGPFYSDRIIDLSFAAAKKLGFAEKGTARVKVEGIDPHEWWAQQGRPVPLVLANNQPARASAVQTVAQPVSQPIEHYSPPPTQHAAAVVPVQIDAKKNDSLAASGLYLQVGAFANPDAAELLKSKLSQTSSVPVFISSVVRDQQILHRVRMGPISNQGEAEQLQSSVRLANLGQATLVRAD, from the coding sequence ATGAGTGTGCACAAACTGCTGCCGCTGGCTGCCTGCATGACGGCAGCCCTGCTGCTGGCGAGTTGCTCGTCCAATCGGGCACCGCAGCCCGCTGTGGTGCCCGGTAAGTCGACGGGCATCTCCGGGCCTGATGATTACAACCGGCCGCACAAGGATGGCGCGCCCTGGTGGGATGTCGACGTCTCGAAGATTCAGGATGCCATTCCCATGCCGCACTACGGACCGGTCAAGGCCAGCCCCTATGTGGTGTTCGGCAAGCAGTATTTCCCGATTCAGGATGCGCGTCGCTATCAGGCGGTCGGCCCGGCCTCCTGGTACGGTACCAAGTTCCATGGCCAGGCCACGGCCAATGGCGAGACTTACGATCTGTACGGCATGACGGCGGCACACAAGACGCTGCCGCTGCCCAGCTACGTACGGGTGACCAACCTGGAAAACGACAAGGTGGTGATCCTGCGGGTCAACGACCGCGGGCCGTTCTACTCCGACCGTATCATCGACCTGTCCTTTGCCGCGGCCAAAAAGCTCGGCTTCGCTGAAAAAGGCACTGCGCGGGTCAAGGTCGAAGGCATCGACCCGCATGAATGGTGGGCGCAACAGGGCCGTCCGGTGCCGCTGGTACTGGCCAACAATCAGCCGGCCAGGGCGAGCGCGGTGCAGACCGTTGCGCAACCCGTGTCGCAGCCCATCGAACACTACTCACCGCCGCCCACGCAGCACGCCGCTGCGGTGGTGCCGGTACAGATCGACGCAAAAAAAAACGATTCACTCGCAGCCTCTGGCCTGTATCTCCAGGTGGGAGCCTTCGCCAATCCGGACGCTGCGGAACTGCTCAAGTCCAAGCTGAGCCAGACCAGCAGTGTGCCGGTGTTCATCAGCTCAGTGGTGCGCGACCAGCAGATACTGCACCGCGTCCGCATGGGGCCGATCAGCAATCAGGGCGAGGCTGAGCAGCTGCAGAGCAGTGTGCGCCTGGCCAACCTCGGCCAGGCAACGCTGGTGCGCGCCGACTGA
- a CDS encoding D-alanyl-D-alanine carboxypeptidase family protein, whose protein sequence is MNITSFVQRASLVLTLLAAPLALANPQVVPAPPQLAAKSYVLMDAASGNVLVENNADERLPPASLTKLMTAYIATLEIRNGKIGEKDLVTISEHAWRTGGAASGGSTMFLPVNSQATVDDLLHGIIIQSGNDASIAIAEYIAGSEDAFADMMNATAERLGMKNSHFMNSTGLPHPEHYSSARDMAILARAIINEDAEHYAIYSQKEFLWNNIKQPNRNLLLWRDRTVDGLKTGHTSEAGYCLVASAVRDGARMITSVFGTDSEQARAAETQKLLTYGFRFFESRTFYQKGAELAQATVWKGATNQVKAGLAEDLTMTLPKGQLEKLQASMTLNPQLVAPIQQGDVIGKVEVKLGDEVVRSTDLVALQSVEEGGLLRRLWDSIRLFFFGLFN, encoded by the coding sequence ATGAACATCACCAGCTTCGTGCAACGTGCTTCACTGGTTCTTACCCTTCTGGCCGCCCCCCTGGCCCTGGCCAACCCGCAGGTGGTGCCGGCGCCGCCGCAACTGGCCGCGAAATCCTACGTGCTGATGGACGCCGCCAGCGGCAATGTCCTGGTCGAGAACAACGCTGACGAGCGCCTGCCGCCCGCCAGCCTGACCAAGCTGATGACGGCCTACATCGCGACCTTGGAAATCCGTAATGGCAAGATCGGCGAGAAGGATCTGGTCACGATCAGCGAGCACGCCTGGCGCACCGGCGGTGCTGCTTCCGGTGGTTCCACCATGTTCCTGCCAGTGAACAGTCAGGCCACGGTCGACGACTTGCTGCACGGCATCATCATTCAGTCCGGTAACGATGCCAGCATCGCCATCGCCGAATACATCGCCGGCAGCGAAGATGCCTTCGCGGACATGATGAACGCCACTGCCGAACGTCTGGGCATGAAGAACAGCCACTTCATGAACTCTACCGGCCTGCCGCATCCTGAGCATTACTCCAGCGCCCGTGACATGGCGATTCTAGCCCGCGCGATCATCAATGAAGATGCCGAGCACTACGCGATCTACTCGCAGAAAGAGTTTCTCTGGAACAACATCAAGCAGCCCAACCGTAACCTGCTGCTGTGGCGTGACCGCACCGTCGACGGCCTGAAGACCGGCCACACCTCCGAGGCCGGCTATTGCCTGGTGGCCTCGGCGGTGCGTGATGGCGCGCGCATGATCACCTCGGTATTCGGTACCGACAGTGAGCAGGCCCGTGCAGCGGAAACCCAGAAGCTGCTGACCTATGGTTTCCGTTTCTTCGAAAGCCGCACCTTCTATCAGAAAGGTGCCGAGCTGGCTCAGGCCACTGTCTGGAAAGGCGCCACGAACCAGGTCAAGGCCGGTCTGGCCGAAGACCTGACCATGACCCTGCCGAAGGGCCAGCTGGAAAAGCTGCAGGCCAGCATGACGCTCAACCCGCAGCTTGTTGCGCCGATCCAGCAGGGCGACGTGATCGGCAAGGTAGAAGTCAAACTGGGTGACGAGGTTGTACGCAGCACTGATCTGGTAGCCCTGCAGTCGGTAGAAGAGGGCGGGTTGCTGCGCCGTCTGTGGGACAGCATTCGCCTGTTCTTCTTCGGCCTTTTCAACTGA
- a CDS encoding DUF493 domain-containing protein, translating into MTDNDVQAPKIEFPCERYPIKVIGIAGEGFSDLVIEVIQRHAPDLDASTLVLRDSRNGNFLSVQVLITATSVEQLQAIHVDLRATGRVHMVL; encoded by the coding sequence ATGACCGATAACGACGTTCAAGCCCCTAAAATCGAATTTCCCTGCGAGCGTTACCCGATCAAGGTAATCGGCATTGCGGGTGAGGGTTTCTCCGATCTGGTGATCGAGGTGATCCAGCGCCATGCGCCGGATCTGGATGCCTCCACGCTGGTGCTGCGCGACAGCCGTAACGGCAACTTCCTCTCCGTGCAGGTGCTGATCACCGCCACCAGCGTCGAGCAGTTGCAGGCGATTCATGTCGACCTGCGTGCCACCGGCCGCGTGCACATGGTGCTGTGA
- the lipB gene encoding lipoyl(octanoyl) transferase LipB, whose translation MPELVVRHLGLVDYQPTLEAMRQLTRERDEWTPDEIWLLQHPRVFTQGQAGKAEHVLAAGDIPVVQVERGGQVTYHGPGQLVAYLMLDLRRLDLGVRELVTTMEQSLVDLLAGYGIEAAPKADAPGVYVAGDKIASLGLRVSRGCSFHGLALNVDMDMSPFLRINPCGYAGLKMVQMRDLLPAPPAFDEVAQRLEQVLRGRLGYA comes from the coding sequence ATGCCCGAACTCGTCGTTCGTCACCTCGGGCTGGTCGACTATCAGCCGACGCTGGAGGCCATGCGCCAGTTGACCCGTGAGCGCGATGAGTGGACGCCGGATGAAATCTGGCTGCTGCAGCACCCCCGGGTCTTCACTCAGGGTCAGGCCGGCAAGGCCGAGCATGTGCTGGCAGCGGGCGATATTCCGGTGGTGCAGGTCGAGCGCGGCGGCCAGGTGACCTATCACGGCCCTGGCCAACTGGTGGCCTACCTGATGCTCGATCTGCGCCGCCTCGACCTTGGGGTGCGTGAACTGGTCACGACCATGGAGCAAAGCCTGGTCGATCTGCTGGCCGGCTACGGTATCGAGGCTGCGCCGAAGGCCGATGCGCCGGGCGTGTATGTGGCCGGCGACAAGATCGCCTCACTGGGCCTGCGCGTCAGTCGTGGTTGCTCCTTCCACGGCCTGGCGCTGAACGTCGACATGGACATGTCGCCCTTCCTGCGCATCAATCCGTGCGGCTACGCGGGGCTGAAGATGGTGCAGATGCGTGATCTGCTGCCAGCGCCGCCGGCATTCGACGAAGTGGCGCAACGCCTGGAGCAGGTGCTGCGTGGCCGTCTGGGTTACGCGTAG